One Pseudonocardia sediminis DNA window includes the following coding sequences:
- a CDS encoding MerR family transcriptional regulator, with product MAWSTREIADLAGTSLRAVRHYHEVGLLEEPERRANGYKQYGVSHLVRVLRIKRLTDLGFSLSQIAAMGDADDHPEEALRTLDAELGATIERLQRIRVELGLILKQSVPTDLPPEFAPAAADTHLTDADRSLVVVMTRVLGPEGMKTYADMLQNVPHDPVSAEFDSLPTDADEETRQRVAEQMAPYTRDLQEKYPGLLTVNADAPGGEHFARQTVGKAMRDLYNEAQIDVMIRMQSLLAEPRPTDPA from the coding sequence ATGGCCTGGAGCACGCGCGAGATCGCCGATCTCGCCGGCACGAGCCTGCGGGCGGTGCGGCACTACCACGAGGTCGGACTCCTGGAGGAGCCCGAGCGGCGTGCCAACGGCTACAAGCAGTACGGCGTGTCGCACCTGGTCCGGGTGCTGCGGATCAAGCGCCTGACCGACCTCGGGTTCTCGCTGTCCCAGATCGCCGCCATGGGCGACGCCGACGACCACCCGGAGGAAGCGTTGCGCACCCTCGACGCCGAGCTCGGCGCCACGATCGAACGCCTGCAACGCATCCGCGTCGAGCTCGGCCTGATCCTGAAGCAGTCGGTGCCCACCGACCTTCCGCCCGAGTTCGCCCCGGCCGCCGCCGACACCCACCTGACCGACGCCGACCGCTCCCTCGTCGTCGTCATGACCCGGGTGCTGGGGCCGGAAGGCATGAAGACCTATGCCGACATGCTGCAGAACGTCCCGCACGACCCCGTGTCCGCAGAGTTCGACAGCCTGCCGACCGACGCGGACGAGGAGACCCGTCAGCGGGTCGCCGAGCAGATGGCGCCCTACACGCGCGATCTCCAGGAGAAGTACCCGGGACTGCTGACCGTCAACGCCGACGCCCCCGGCGGCGAACACTTCGCCCGGCAGACCGTCGGCAAGGCGATGCGGGACCTCTACAACGAGGCCCAGATCGACGTCATGATCCGCATGCAGTCCCTGCTCGCCGAGCCGCGGCCCACCGACCCCGCCTGA
- a CDS encoding MFS transporter has translation MAPHATRPGVRSSASVWFASYGLSLLGKGIASVVLPLLVLDRTGDALAAGVLATVATAASAATGLVSGLLVDRIDRRVVSVVSDLLAAASLVALPVVDALWGLDMAWFLALAVVGAVIRVPGMTAQETLLPVLARLGRTGPGRLDRLIATRETVGNVLLLAGPGLGGLLVGLLGPTPVLMLVTAATSLLAALLTLVLDPRSGRIPRPDTVRGGNAVRRAVSDLLVGWTFLGRNRLVLGATLISSVLVAVLGSLQSTLMPAYFTAEDLPGLTGLTLSAIAAGSIVGSALYAASAGRIRRRTWFVVGMTGTLLGFAAVGSMASPWLVLGGAALVGLTNAPAAAVLGVLTVEATPDAMRGRVLGAQNTVMLAAPAVTSAPLAAVAATAGLPAAGAVIAVLAGVTAIAAVLVPTFRSLDDTPGGPAPDDDRAHGVDRIVQTTLP, from the coding sequence ATGGCACCGCACGCGACGAGGCCCGGGGTGCGCAGCAGCGCCTCGGTCTGGTTCGCCTCCTACGGACTGTCCCTGCTCGGCAAGGGGATCGCGAGCGTGGTGCTGCCGCTGCTCGTGCTCGACCGCACCGGCGACGCGCTCGCGGCGGGCGTGCTCGCCACCGTCGCGACGGCGGCGTCGGCGGCGACCGGGCTCGTGTCCGGGCTGCTGGTCGACCGGATCGACCGCCGCGTGGTGTCGGTCGTGTCCGACCTGCTCGCGGCGGCGTCGCTGGTGGCGCTCCCCGTCGTCGACGCGCTGTGGGGACTGGACATGGCCTGGTTCCTGGCCCTGGCCGTCGTCGGGGCGGTGATCCGCGTGCCGGGGATGACGGCGCAGGAGACGCTGCTGCCCGTCCTCGCGCGGCTCGGGCGCACCGGGCCGGGGCGGCTCGACCGGCTGATCGCCACCCGGGAGACGGTCGGCAACGTGCTGCTGCTGGCCGGGCCCGGCCTGGGCGGGTTGCTCGTCGGGCTGCTCGGGCCGACCCCGGTCCTGATGCTCGTGACCGCGGCGACGAGCCTGCTCGCCGCCCTGTTGACGCTGGTGCTGGACCCGCGGTCGGGCCGGATCCCGCGGCCGGACACGGTCCGCGGCGGCAACGCGGTGCGCCGTGCGGTGTCCGACCTGCTCGTCGGCTGGACCTTCCTGGGACGCAACCGGCTCGTGCTCGGCGCCACCCTGATCAGCTCCGTGCTGGTCGCCGTCCTCGGCTCGCTGCAGAGCACCCTGATGCCGGCCTACTTCACCGCCGAGGACCTGCCCGGGCTCACCGGTCTGACGCTGAGCGCGATCGCCGCCGGCAGCATCGTCGGGTCGGCGCTCTACGCCGCTTCGGCCGGGCGGATCCGGCGCCGCACCTGGTTCGTCGTCGGGATGACCGGCACGCTGCTGGGCTTCGCCGCGGTCGGCAGCATGGCCTCGCCGTGGCTGGTGCTCGGCGGCGCGGCGCTGGTCGGGCTGACCAACGCCCCGGCCGCGGCCGTCCTCGGGGTGCTGACCGTCGAGGCGACCCCGGACGCGATGCGCGGGCGGGTGCTCGGTGCGCAGAACACCGTCATGCTCGCCGCGCCCGCGGTGACCAGCGCCCCGCTCGCCGCCGTCGCGGCCACCGCGGGACTGCCCGCGGCGGGGGCCGTGATCGCCGTCCTCGCCGGCGTCACGGCGATCGCGGCCGTCCTCGTGCCGACGTTCCGCTCGCTCGACGACACCCCGGGCGGCCCCGCCCCCGACGACGACCGTGCGCACGGCGTCGACCGGATCGTTCAGACGACGCTGCCGTAG
- a CDS encoding DUF899 domain-containing protein, which translates to MTSNALPPVVDADTWRGELDKLRAREKAATRELDAIAAQRRRLPMVEMDDYVLEGEDGPVRLVDVFGDRPQLIVYNHMWSPGQTWQCGGCTGFTTQFNRLEILDNFDARFVIVTPGPIDEALAYKGRVGNTMTWYSTANSSFGADVDAPLDGGFGVNVFLRDGDTVYRTWHTNGRGTEQLGFVFGLVDVLPYGRQEVWQDSPEGWPQSPTYSRWAGSEDIAAAYGSVV; encoded by the coding sequence ATGACCAGCAACGCCCTGCCGCCCGTCGTCGACGCCGACACCTGGCGCGGTGAGCTCGACAAGCTCCGCGCCCGGGAGAAGGCCGCGACCCGCGAGCTCGACGCGATCGCCGCGCAGCGCCGCCGCCTGCCGATGGTCGAGATGGACGACTACGTCCTCGAGGGCGAGGACGGGCCGGTCCGGCTCGTCGACGTCTTCGGCGACCGGCCCCAGCTGATCGTCTACAACCACATGTGGTCGCCGGGGCAGACCTGGCAGTGCGGTGGCTGCACCGGGTTCACCACCCAGTTCAACCGCCTGGAGATCCTGGACAACTTCGACGCCCGGTTCGTCATCGTCACCCCGGGACCGATCGACGAGGCGCTGGCCTACAAGGGGCGGGTCGGCAACACCATGACCTGGTACTCCACCGCGAACAGCTCCTTCGGCGCGGACGTCGACGCTCCGCTCGACGGCGGGTTCGGCGTGAACGTGTTCCTCCGCGACGGCGACACCGTCTACCGGACCTGGCACACGAACGGCCGGGGCACCGAGCAGCTCGGCTTCGTGTTCGGGCTCGTCGACGTCCTGCCCTACGGCCGCCAGGAGGTCTGGCAGGACTCCCCGGAGGGGTGGCCGCAGTCGCCGACCTACAGCCGCTGGGCCGGTTCCGAGGACATCGCCGCGGCCTACGGCAGCGTCGTCTGA
- a CDS encoding class I SAM-dependent methyltransferase, with amino-acid sequence MTGWAGTGRWPRPARSHRTSSPPAVAAIPATPGNGWSSRRPPACWAWSAGVPDLHRHLDRPGAVIADLGCGEGWSTIAPARAYPGAALHGVDPDVPSTTAAAAHTADAGLGERITFTTGDAALSLPPATFDAVFAFECLHDLPHPVEFLDAARRALRPDGVVVVMDEAAGD; translated from the coding sequence GTGACCGGTTGGGCTGGTACCGGACGCTGGCCGCGGCCGGCCCGCTCTCACCGGACGAGCTCGCCGCCCGCAGTGGCTGCGATCCCCGCTACGCCCGGGAATGGCTGGAGCAGCAGGCGGCCTCCGGCCTGCTGGGCGTGGTCGGCCGGTGTCCCCGACCTGCACCGGCACCTCGACCGCCCCGGAGCGGTGATCGCGGACCTCGGTTGCGGCGAGGGGTGGTCGACGATCGCGCCGGCCCGCGCCTACCCCGGCGCCGCGTTGCACGGCGTCGACCCGGACGTCCCGTCCACCACCGCCGCCGCGGCCCACACCGCCGACGCCGGGCTGGGCGAGCGGATCACGTTCACGACCGGCGACGCCGCCCTGAGCCTGCCGCCCGCCACGTTCGACGCCGTCTTCGCGTTCGAGTGCCTGCACGACCTGCCGCACCCCGTGGAGTTCCTGGACGCGGCCCGCCGCGCCCTGCGCCCGGACGGTGTCGTGGTCGTCATGGACGAGGCGGCCGGGGACTAG
- a CDS encoding VOC family protein encodes MEIDLFAGVAVSDLPRAVAWFDRFLGDVESFEPNDVERVWTLSEHRHVYVELQPEHAGHATVTLFVGDYDGFVAAVSRRGIEPELTETYDNGVRKALYRDPDGNEIGVGGAPAGSS; translated from the coding sequence ATGGAGATCGACCTGTTCGCCGGTGTCGCGGTGAGCGACCTCCCCCGCGCCGTCGCCTGGTTCGACCGGTTCCTCGGCGACGTCGAGTCGTTCGAGCCGAACGACGTCGAGCGCGTCTGGACGCTGTCGGAGCACCGGCACGTCTACGTCGAGCTGCAGCCCGAGCACGCCGGGCACGCCACGGTCACCCTGTTCGTCGGTGACTACGACGGCTTCGTCGCCGCGGTGTCCCGGCGCGGGATCGAGCCGGAGCTGACCGAGACCTACGACAACGGCGTCCGCAAGGCGCTCTACCGCGACCCGGACGGCAACGAGATCGGCGTGGGCGGGGCACCGGCCGGCTCCTCCTGA
- a CDS encoding tryptophan 2,3-dioxygenase yields MSDSAGTRPIEDGIVRDFTERGGRVNLSYGAYLHLDELLSAQHPVSRPEHHDELLFIVQHQTSELWLKLVLHELRAVQAHLAADELRPALKGLARVKHIQRTLTDQWSVLATLTPSEYSEFRSFLGTSSGFQSDQYRAVEFALGNKDAAMLEVFDHDPRARAQLVELLEAPSVYDEFLRYLARHGHPVPDALLRRDVTTAHVFSPDLVPVFREIYSDAAGNWEAYEACEELVDLEENFQLWRFRHLKTVERMIGFKAGTGGSSGVGFLRKALELTFFPELYAVRTEIGT; encoded by the coding sequence ATGAGCGACAGCGCCGGAACGCGGCCCATCGAGGACGGCATCGTGCGCGACTTCACCGAGCGCGGGGGCCGGGTCAACCTCTCCTACGGCGCCTACCTCCACCTCGACGAGCTGCTCTCGGCGCAGCACCCGGTGAGCCGGCCCGAGCACCACGACGAGCTGCTGTTCATCGTCCAGCACCAGACGTCGGAACTGTGGCTCAAGCTGGTCCTGCACGAGCTGCGCGCCGTGCAGGCCCACCTGGCCGCCGACGAGCTGCGGCCCGCGCTCAAGGGACTCGCCCGCGTCAAGCACATCCAGCGCACGCTCACCGACCAGTGGTCGGTGCTGGCGACGCTGACGCCGTCGGAGTACTCGGAGTTCCGCAGCTTCCTGGGGACGTCGTCGGGGTTCCAGTCCGACCAGTACCGGGCCGTGGAGTTCGCCCTGGGCAACAAGGACGCGGCGATGCTGGAGGTGTTCGACCACGACCCCCGCGCCCGCGCCCAGCTCGTCGAGCTGCTGGAGGCACCGAGCGTCTACGACGAGTTCCTGCGCTACCTGGCCCGTCACGGCCACCCGGTCCCGGACGCGCTGCTGCGCCGCGACGTCACGACCGCGCACGTCTTCTCCCCCGACCTGGTGCCGGTGTTCCGCGAGATCTACTCCGACGCCGCCGGCAACTGGGAGGCCTACGAGGCGTGCGAGGAGCTCGTCGACCTGGAGGAGAACTTCCAGCTCTGGCGCTTCCGCCACCTCAAGACGGTGGAACGGATGATCGGGTTCAAGGCCGGGACCGGCGGGTCCAGCGGGGTGGGATTCCTGCGCAAGGCCCTCGAGCTGACGTTCTTCCCCGAGCTCTACGCCGTGCGGACCGAGATCGGGACCTGA
- a CDS encoding endonuclease/exonuclease/phosphatase family protein: MPPRRPSRVRSGIRGTVLVAAAVLLLLPDLLGLDGRLPFVLLIALRPLFTAVVAVLAVVGIVRSLRRGHGLAARVAVLAVAVVSAAVLAPRAFGDGDAPVPAGSRPLTLLSFNVYDGAADVPTLAALVRERRPDVVVLPEAAERYRGLITGAVPEMGYRSWVAAAPGVPDIEGVVVLASPGLGNLRARTVTGSLDPWLEITGGTLGPVRLLGVHTAAPTPDKIASWPRELASLARWCSSGGPAIVAGDFNATLDHSAFRDGTRGCRDTGAATGSGLVGTWDARTPRVTGAQIDHVLTAGGPTARDLEIIDVPGSDHRALLTTVDLP, encoded by the coding sequence ATGCCACCTCGACGACCGTCCCGCGTCCGCTCCGGAATCCGCGGGACCGTGCTGGTCGCGGCGGCGGTCCTGCTCCTGCTCCCGGACCTGCTGGGCCTCGACGGGCGGCTCCCGTTCGTGCTGCTGATCGCGCTCCGCCCGCTGTTCACCGCCGTGGTCGCGGTGCTCGCCGTGGTGGGGATCGTCCGGTCGCTCCGGCGGGGGCACGGCCTCGCCGCCCGGGTCGCGGTGCTCGCGGTCGCGGTCGTCTCGGCCGCCGTGCTCGCGCCGCGGGCGTTCGGCGACGGGGACGCGCCCGTCCCGGCCGGGAGCCGCCCGCTCACGCTGCTCTCGTTCAACGTCTACGACGGGGCCGCCGACGTGCCCACCCTCGCGGCACTGGTGCGCGAGCGACGTCCGGACGTCGTGGTCCTGCCGGAGGCCGCGGAGCGCTACCGGGGCCTGATCACCGGCGCCGTGCCCGAGATGGGATACCGGTCGTGGGTCGCCGCCGCGCCGGGCGTACCGGACATCGAGGGGGTCGTCGTCCTGGCCTCCCCCGGCCTCGGGAACCTGCGCGCGCGGACGGTCACCGGGAGCCTGGACCCCTGGCTGGAGATCACCGGCGGCACGCTCGGACCGGTGCGGCTGCTCGGCGTGCACACGGCGGCACCGACGCCGGACAAGATCGCGTCCTGGCCGCGGGAGCTGGCGTCACTGGCGCGGTGGTGTTCGTCCGGGGGCCCGGCGATCGTGGCCGGGGACTTCAACGCCACGCTCGACCACTCGGCGTTCCGCGACGGGACCCGGGGCTGCCGCGACACCGGCGCCGCGACCGGGTCGGGGCTTGTCGGCACCTGGGACGCGCGCACACCGCGCGTCACCGGTGCGCAGATCGACCATGTCCTGACCGCGGGCGGGCCGACGGCGCGCGACCTCGAGATCATCGACGTCCCCGGCAGCGACCACCGCGCACTCCTGACGACGGTCGACCTTCCCTGA
- a CDS encoding TetR/AcrR family transcriptional regulator gives MTSTTSTPRVRTAPPKASGRGRRPMSDQWRGRQRLMISRAAIRLFRDRGVTETGVEQIAEVVGLSARTLFRYFRSKESCVEPVLSVSVDAFVATLRRWPAELSLEEHLVADHRSSDDAEAAADSEAALAVIGMSREEPALRAIWLVVYERAEPVLAEVLADHLDRPASDIAVRVQAAALSAALRITSEDLAASLVDGTGPIEPADRLARLSSAVHAATHGVLGAGATDRPTTDPTSGE, from the coding sequence ATGACGAGTACGACGTCCACCCCGCGGGTCCGGACGGCTCCGCCGAAGGCGTCCGGCCGCGGCCGGCGCCCGATGTCGGACCAGTGGCGGGGCCGGCAACGGCTGATGATCTCCCGCGCCGCGATCCGGCTCTTCCGCGACCGGGGCGTCACCGAGACCGGCGTCGAGCAGATCGCCGAGGTCGTCGGGCTGTCGGCGCGCACGTTGTTCCGCTACTTCCGCAGCAAGGAGAGCTGCGTCGAGCCGGTGCTGTCGGTGTCGGTGGACGCGTTCGTCGCGACCCTGCGGCGCTGGCCGGCGGAGCTCTCGCTGGAGGAGCACCTCGTCGCCGACCACCGGAGCTCCGACGACGCCGAGGCCGCCGCGGACAGCGAGGCGGCCCTGGCCGTGATCGGGATGTCGCGCGAGGAGCCCGCCCTGCGGGCGATCTGGCTGGTGGTCTACGAACGCGCCGAGCCCGTCCTCGCCGAGGTCCTCGCCGACCATCTCGACCGTCCCGCGTCCGACATCGCCGTGCGCGTGCAGGCCGCCGCGCTCAGCGCCGCGCTGCGCATCACCAGCGAGGACCTCGCCGCGTCCCTGGTCGACGGCACCGGCCCGATCGAGCCCGCCGACCGTCTCGCCCGCCTGTCCTCCGCCGTCCACGCGGCGACGCACGGCGTGCTGGGTGCCGGCGCCACCGACCGCCCCACCACCGACCCGACCTCCGGAGAGTGA
- a CDS encoding PPOX class F420-dependent oxidoreductase, with product MSTPPLPAESVAMLRKPNPSVITTLRRDGQPVSVATWYLWEDDGRVLVNMDAGRVRVKHVRNDPRVTLSVLDSEDWYTHISLIGRIVDLRDDERLTDIDRLAGHYLGTPYPDRERARVSGWIEVDRWHGWGSHKDNDQPG from the coding sequence ATGTCGACACCACCGCTTCCTGCCGAGTCCGTGGCCATGCTCCGCAAGCCCAACCCCTCGGTGATCACCACGCTGCGACGCGACGGCCAGCCCGTCTCCGTGGCGACCTGGTACCTCTGGGAGGACGACGGCCGCGTACTGGTCAACATGGACGCCGGGCGGGTCCGCGTGAAGCACGTCCGCAACGACCCGCGGGTGACGCTGTCGGTCCTCGACTCCGAGGACTGGTACACCCACATCAGCCTGATCGGCCGCATCGTCGACCTGCGCGACGACGAGCGTCTGACCGATATCGACCGCCTGGCCGGGCACTACCTCGGCACGCCGTACCCGGACCGCGAGCGCGCCCGGGTCAGCGGGTGGATCGAGGTCGACCGCTGGCACGGCTGGGGTTCGCACAAGGACAACGACCAGCCGGGCTGA
- a CDS encoding CsbD family protein — MAADDKIENKSEELKGKAKETVGKATDDKDLQAEGQTDQAKGNVKQAGEKIKDVFKKD; from the coding sequence ATGGCTGCCGACGACAAGATCGAGAACAAGTCCGAGGAGCTCAAGGGCAAGGCCAAGGAGACCGTCGGGAAGGCCACCGACGACAAGGACCTCCAGGCGGAGGGCCAGACCGACCAGGCCAAGGGCAACGTCAAGCAGGCCGGCGAGAAGATCAAGGACGTCTTCAAGAAGGACTGA
- a CDS encoding DUF2243 domain-containing protein has translation MSRPTGRPADPPPVPSDAARPVGSGKRVLRINLLCGFLLGMGVVAFVDEAVFHQILHWHHFYDRGTSAAGLVSDGVFHAFSWFATVASLLVLARLRAEGSLRPRWVTGGLLVGAGLFQLYDGLVHHKLLGLHEIRYGVDLTPYDLVWNGVAVVLLVAGLVLVARSRAVADRPPR, from the coding sequence ATGAGCAGACCCACCGGCCGACCCGCGGACCCGCCTCCCGTCCCGTCCGACGCCGCCCGGCCGGTCGGCTCGGGGAAGCGGGTCCTGCGGATCAACCTGCTCTGCGGGTTCCTGCTGGGCATGGGCGTCGTCGCGTTCGTCGACGAGGCGGTGTTCCACCAGATCCTGCACTGGCACCACTTCTACGACCGCGGCACCAGCGCCGCGGGCCTCGTCTCCGACGGCGTCTTCCACGCGTTCAGCTGGTTCGCCACCGTGGCGTCGCTGCTGGTCCTGGCCCGCTTGCGCGCGGAGGGGTCGCTGCGCCCGCGGTGGGTGACCGGCGGGCTGCTCGTGGGGGCGGGGCTGTTCCAGCTCTACGACGGCCTGGTCCACCACAAGCTGCTGGGCCTGCACGAGATCCGCTACGGCGTCGACCTGACGCCGTATGACCTCGTCTGGAACGGCGTCGCGGTGGTCCTCCTGGTCGCGGGCCTCGTCCTGGTCGCGCGGAGCCGGGCCGTCGCCGACCGGCCGCCACGATGA
- a CDS encoding cytochrome c oxidase assembly protein, protein MTGPGFTVAVGVVALLALAGYAAGLWAARDRGHWPARRTASWVAGVAAATAAVAGPLADGAHDDFRLHMVAHVLLGMAAPLLLVLAAPVTLCLRALPVRAARGVSGVLRSLPARVLTHPVVAAASAVGGLWLLYRTGLYAATRHDPVLHVLVHAHVFAAGCLFTVSITGPDPAPHRPSPAVRAAVLVAAVAAHDVLTKMIYAYPPVGVGADEAGVAAQLMYYGGAPVEIALAVLLCREWLRDRRGPITVPRRPAGRRGDPRTSRRTPHRDRHGGPGRDRVAAQ, encoded by the coding sequence ATGACCGGTCCCGGGTTCACGGTCGCGGTGGGCGTCGTCGCGCTGCTCGCCCTCGCCGGCTACGCCGCCGGCCTGTGGGCGGCACGCGACCGCGGGCACTGGCCCGCGCGGCGCACCGCGAGCTGGGTGGCCGGGGTCGCCGCGGCGACGGCGGCCGTCGCCGGTCCACTCGCCGACGGGGCCCACGACGACTTCCGGCTGCACATGGTCGCCCACGTGCTGCTCGGCATGGCGGCGCCGCTGCTGCTCGTCCTCGCCGCCCCGGTCACGCTGTGCCTGCGCGCACTCCCGGTCCGGGCCGCCCGGGGTGTCTCCGGTGTGCTGCGCTCCCTCCCGGCCCGGGTGCTGACCCACCCGGTCGTCGCCGCGGCGTCGGCCGTCGGCGGGCTGTGGCTGCTCTACCGGACCGGCCTGTACGCGGCGACGCGGCACGACCCGGTGCTCCACGTGCTGGTGCACGCCCACGTGTTCGCGGCCGGATGCCTGTTCACGGTGTCGATCACCGGCCCGGACCCCGCGCCGCACCGGCCGTCGCCGGCGGTGCGCGCCGCGGTCCTGGTGGCCGCCGTCGCCGCACACGACGTCCTGACCAAGATGATCTACGCGTACCCGCCCGTCGGCGTCGGAGCGGACGAGGCCGGGGTGGCTGCACAGCTGATGTACTACGGCGGCGCACCCGTCGAGATCGCGCTCGCCGTGCTGCTGTGCCGGGAGTGGCTCCGCGACCGGCGGGGTCCGATCACCGTGCCGCGTCGGCCGGCCGGCCGACGCGGCGACCCGCGGACGTCCCGGCGGACACCGCACCGTGATCGCCACGGCGGTCCGGGGCGTGATCGAGTTGCGGCGCAATGA
- a CDS encoding DUF2382 domain-containing protein, which translates to MTIANIEDPGALTGAQVRSNGGDKLGKVDSVYYDNDTDKPEWVAVKSGLFGTHVSLVPLQQGDWDGKELTVPFDKAALQNAPHHDPDSALSESDEQDLYRHYGMGADASSTGTSSTGTPSAGTDAGRSPVDAQGVAPTTGLAGTGETTDRGPGREPLPGGPNEAATDEARPGRFTDTGVQGSDTSGRTTGTTPGTTADDAMTRSEEQLRVGTTTREAGRARLRKHIVTENVSTTVPVSHDEVTLQREPITEADRGDAHSGADLTEDTHEVTLTAESAVVDKDVVPVERVRMGTETVTEQQQVDETVRKEVIDVESTDGVDTTGGRSTTTGKHAADDDRR; encoded by the coding sequence ATGACGATCGCCAACATCGAAGATCCCGGCGCACTGACCGGGGCACAGGTCCGCAGCAACGGCGGGGACAAGCTCGGCAAGGTCGACTCGGTCTACTACGACAACGACACCGACAAGCCCGAGTGGGTCGCGGTGAAGAGCGGTCTGTTCGGCACCCACGTGAGCCTGGTCCCGTTGCAGCAGGGCGACTGGGACGGCAAGGAACTGACGGTGCCGTTCGACAAGGCCGCACTGCAGAACGCGCCGCACCACGACCCCGACTCGGCGCTCAGCGAGTCCGACGAGCAGGACCTGTACCGGCACTACGGGATGGGCGCGGACGCGTCGTCCACCGGCACCTCGTCCACCGGCACCCCGTCCGCGGGCACCGACGCCGGCCGCTCGCCGGTCGACGCCCAGGGCGTCGCACCGACCACCGGTCTCGCCGGCACGGGCGAGACGACCGACCGCGGACCGGGCCGGGAGCCGCTCCCGGGCGGGCCGAACGAGGCCGCGACCGACGAGGCCCGTCCCGGCCGCTTCACCGACACCGGTGTCCAGGGCAGTGACACCTCCGGGCGCACCACCGGGACCACCCCCGGGACCACCGCCGACGACGCGATGACCCGCTCCGAGGAGCAGCTCCGGGTCGGCACCACCACGCGCGAGGCCGGCCGCGCACGGCTGCGCAAGCACATCGTCACCGAGAACGTGTCGACGACGGTCCCGGTCAGCCACGACGAGGTCACCCTGCAGCGGGAGCCGATCACCGAGGCCGACCGCGGGGATGCGCACTCCGGCGCGGACCTGACCGAGGACACCCACGAGGTGACGCTGACCGCCGAGAGCGCCGTCGTCGACAAGGACGTCGTCCCGGTCGAGCGGGTCCGGATGGGCACCGAGACCGTCACCGAGCAGCAGCAGGTCGACGAGACCGTCCGCAAGGAGGTCATCGACGTCGAGAGCACCGACGGCGTCGACACCACCGGTGGCCGCTCGACCACCACGGGCAAGCACGCCGCCGACGACGACCGCCGCTGA